A section of the Mesorhizobium loti genome encodes:
- a CDS encoding S24 family peptidase, with translation MLSHDRVWAAIDALAERYSLSASGLARRAGLDSTAFNKSKRLSSDGRPRWPSTESLAKIIEATGASLDEFTGLIEGRMGAAPAYRRSVPLLGFAQAGAGGFFDDAGFPAGQGWDLVELPAQSTESSYALQVQGDSMLPLYRNGDVLIVEPGAATRKGDRVVVKTTSGEVMAKVLERQTVKSIALVSLNPDHPDRDIPMRDVEWVARIVWASQ, from the coding sequence ATGCTCTCGCACGACCGCGTCTGGGCCGCCATCGATGCTCTCGCCGAGCGCTATTCGCTTTCGGCTTCAGGTCTGGCAAGGCGCGCGGGGCTCGATTCGACTGCTTTCAACAAATCGAAACGCCTGTCGTCCGACGGCCGGCCACGCTGGCCTTCGACCGAATCGCTGGCCAAGATCATCGAGGCGACGGGTGCTTCACTCGACGAATTCACCGGGCTTATCGAAGGCCGCATGGGCGCCGCGCCCGCCTACCGGCGATCGGTGCCCTTGCTTGGCTTTGCCCAGGCCGGCGCCGGCGGTTTTTTCGACGATGCCGGTTTTCCTGCAGGGCAGGGCTGGGATCTGGTCGAACTGCCGGCGCAGTCGACCGAAAGCTCCTATGCGCTGCAGGTGCAAGGCGACTCCATGCTGCCGCTCTACCGCAATGGCGACGTCCTCATCGTCGAGCCGGGCGCGGCCACCCGCAAGGGTGATCGCGTCGTCGTCAAGACCACGTCAGGCGAGGTGATGGCAAAGGTGCTCGAGCGCCAGACCGTCAAGTCGATCGCGCTGGTCTCCCTCAATCCCGATCATCCCGACCGCGACATTCCCATGCGCGA
- a CDS encoding thioesterase family protein — protein sequence MYVWARMARMLATARSRGPYVMGGESRLAFRCLPTDIDFNIHLNNARYMMLADLGRIDLFVRAGLITLARKNGWAPMMGGLQAVYAREIRLWRRFEVVSSIETWEGSQVIGKHRFVLDNGETAALILTTAGVYDRKARRFLDIAEVVAALGRTADPRQPTEAERIFMASHQGLRTLAKAAS from the coding sequence ATGTATGTCTGGGCGCGTATGGCGCGCATGCTGGCCACGGCGCGAAGCCGTGGCCCCTATGTGATGGGCGGTGAAAGCCGGCTGGCTTTTCGCTGCCTGCCGACCGACATCGATTTCAACATCCATCTCAACAATGCGCGCTACATGATGCTGGCCGATCTCGGCCGCATTGACCTCTTTGTCCGCGCCGGGCTGATCACGCTGGCGCGAAAGAATGGCTGGGCGCCGATGATGGGCGGGCTGCAGGCGGTCTACGCACGCGAGATCCGGCTGTGGCGCCGGTTCGAAGTGGTGTCGTCGATCGAAACCTGGGAAGGTAGCCAGGTCATCGGCAAGCACCGTTTCGTCCTCGACAATGGCGAGACGGCTGCTTTGATCCTGACGACCGCCGGCGTCTATGACCGCAAGGCTCGCCGCTTCCTCGACATTGCCGAGGTTGTTGCAGCCCTTGGTCGCACAGCCGATCCACGACAGCCAACGGAGGCGGAACGGATTTTCATGGCTTCGCACCAGGGTTTGCGTACCCTCGCCAAGGCGGCCAGTTGA
- a CDS encoding 3-hydroxyacyl-CoA dehydrogenase NAD-binding domain-containing protein: MSYINFTLDTDADGIALVTWNMPDRSMNVFTEEVMGELDKIIDQVVADAGIKGAVITSGKDSFSGGADLTMLQKMLAVFAMEKDKDPEKAAKLLFDNAGRMGGLWRKLETSGKPWVSAINGTCMGGAFELSLACHGRVAADSDKVKMALPEVKVGIFPGAGGTQRVPRLTDQQQALQMLTSGQNLSPQKAKAMGLIHEIAEPAKLIETAKAMIKNGLKAVQPWDEKGFKLPGGQIYSPAGFNLWPPAIAILRRETYGNYPAAAAILKCVYEGLLVPFDTALRIEQRYFTEIMRTREAAAMIRSLFVSLQELNKGARRPAGVPETKFKKIGILGAGFMGAGIAYVTAKAGIPVVLLDRDIESAQKGKAHSDSLVSDQVKKGRAKPEEKDKLLSLITPTADYADLAGCDLVVEAVFEDSAVKKAATEQAEAVLKSSAIFASNTSTIPITSLAKNSARPKNFVGIHFFSPVDKMMLVEIILGKKTGDKALATAIDFVRAIKKTPIVVNDTRGFYVNRCVLRYMSEAYKMLIEGVPAPMIENAAKAAGMPVGPLALTDETAIDLAQKIMKQTIRDLGDKAVDPRQMALINTMVDDHGRFGRKNGKGFYDYPAKPAKKKLWPGLKDLYPQLEPETVDYEELQQRLLVTIALEAARVMEEGIVTDPREADVGSILAFGFAPYTGGALSYIDGIGAKRFVKIAKGLQKKYGAEFKAPRLLIDMAEKGETFYERFDPYAKGDVKQAA; this comes from the coding sequence ATGAGCTACATCAATTTCACCCTCGACACCGACGCTGACGGCATTGCGCTCGTCACCTGGAACATGCCCGACCGCTCGATGAACGTGTTCACCGAGGAGGTGATGGGCGAGTTGGACAAGATCATCGACCAGGTGGTGGCCGATGCCGGCATCAAGGGTGCGGTGATCACCTCGGGCAAGGACAGCTTCTCCGGCGGCGCCGATCTCACCATGCTCCAGAAGATGCTGGCGGTCTTTGCCATGGAGAAAGACAAGGATCCGGAGAAGGCGGCAAAGCTGCTGTTCGACAATGCCGGCCGCATGGGCGGCCTGTGGCGCAAGCTCGAAACGTCCGGCAAGCCTTGGGTGTCGGCGATCAACGGCACCTGCATGGGCGGTGCCTTCGAACTGTCGCTGGCCTGCCACGGCCGCGTCGCGGCTGACTCGGACAAGGTCAAGATGGCCCTGCCGGAAGTCAAGGTCGGTATCTTCCCCGGCGCCGGCGGCACCCAGCGCGTGCCGCGGCTGACCGATCAGCAGCAGGCGCTGCAGATGCTGACCTCGGGCCAGAACCTGTCGCCGCAGAAGGCCAAGGCCATGGGCCTTATCCACGAGATAGCCGAGCCAGCCAAGCTGATCGAGACGGCAAAGGCCATGATCAAGAACGGCCTGAAGGCCGTCCAGCCCTGGGACGAGAAGGGCTTCAAGCTGCCCGGCGGCCAGATCTATTCGCCGGCCGGCTTCAATCTCTGGCCGCCGGCCATCGCCATCCTGCGTCGGGAGACCTATGGCAATTACCCGGCCGCCGCCGCCATCCTGAAATGCGTCTATGAAGGCCTGCTGGTGCCGTTCGACACCGCGCTCAGGATCGAGCAGCGCTATTTCACCGAGATCATGCGGACCAGGGAAGCGGCGGCGATGATCCGCTCGCTGTTCGTATCGCTGCAGGAATTGAACAAGGGCGCGCGCCGCCCGGCCGGCGTGCCGGAAACCAAATTCAAGAAGATCGGCATTCTCGGCGCCGGTTTCATGGGCGCCGGCATCGCTTATGTCACGGCCAAGGCCGGTATCCCGGTGGTGCTGCTCGACCGCGATATCGAGTCCGCTCAGAAGGGCAAGGCGCATTCCGACAGCCTGGTCTCGGATCAGGTCAAGAAGGGCCGCGCCAAGCCGGAGGAGAAGGACAAGCTCCTGTCGCTGATCACGCCCACGGCCGACTATGCCGACCTTGCCGGTTGCGACCTCGTCGTCGAGGCGGTGTTCGAGGATTCCGCTGTCAAGAAGGCCGCCACCGAGCAGGCGGAAGCGGTGCTGAAGTCGTCGGCGATCTTCGCCTCCAACACTTCGACCATCCCGATCACCTCGCTGGCCAAGAATTCGGCGCGGCCGAAGAATTTTGTCGGCATTCACTTCTTCTCGCCGGTCGACAAGATGATGCTGGTCGAGATCATTTTGGGCAAGAAGACCGGCGACAAGGCGCTGGCGACCGCGATCGACTTCGTCCGCGCCATCAAGAAGACGCCGATCGTCGTCAACGACACGCGCGGCTTCTACGTCAATCGCTGCGTGCTGCGCTATATGTCTGAGGCCTACAAGATGCTGATCGAAGGCGTTCCCGCGCCGATGATCGAGAATGCGGCAAAGGCCGCCGGCATGCCGGTTGGCCCGCTGGCGCTGACCGACGAGACGGCGATCGACCTTGCCCAGAAGATCATGAAGCAGACCATCAGGGATCTCGGCGACAAGGCCGTCGACCCCAGGCAGATGGCGCTGATCAACACCATGGTCGACGACCATGGCCGTTTCGGCCGCAAGAATGGCAAGGGCTTTTATGACTATCCGGCCAAGCCCGCCAAGAAGAAGCTGTGGCCGGGGTTGAAGGACCTCTATCCGCAGCTAGAGCCCGAGACAGTCGATTACGAGGAACTCCAGCAGCGGTTGCTCGTCACCATCGCCCTGGAGGCGGCACGGGTGATGGAAGAGGGCATCGTCACCGATCCGCGCGAGGCCGATGTTGGGTCGATCCTGGCCTTCGGCTTCGCGCCCTATACCGGCGGTGCGCTGTCCTATATCGACGGCATCGGCGCCAAGCGCTTCGTCAAGATCGCCAAGGGGCTGCAGAAGAAATACGGCGCCGAATTCAAGGCGCCCAGGCTTCTCATCGACATGGCCGAGAAGGGCGAGACCTTCTACGAACGCTTCGACCCCTATGCCAAGGGTGACGTGAAGCAAGCCGCCTGA
- a CDS encoding acetyl-CoA C-acetyltransferase, whose translation MAEAYVYDAVRTPRGKGKKDGSLHEVPAVRLAAKTLEALRDRNGLDTGTVDDIIFGCVDPVGEAGSVIPRAAAFEAGYDTKAPGMQISRFCASGLDAINFGAAKIAQGADEIVIAGGVESMSRVGMGASGGAWFMDPSVGLPGWFVPQGISADLIATKYGFSRDDVDAYAVESQKRAAKSWADGRFKNSVIPIKDQNGLTILDHDEHMRPSTDMQSLASLNPSFVMPGEMGGFDAVAVQKHPEVEEVNHVHHAGNSSGIVDGAAAVLLGSKKAGKSMGLKPRARIRTFANIGSEPVLMLTGPVDVTEKLLKRAKMKLSDIDLFELNEAFASVVLRYMQAFDIPHDRINVNGGAIAMGHPLGATGAMIFGTVLDELERRDLNTALVTLCIGAGMGTATIIERV comes from the coding sequence ATGGCTGAGGCTTACGTCTACGACGCCGTGCGCACGCCGCGCGGCAAGGGCAAGAAGGACGGATCGCTGCACGAAGTGCCGGCGGTGCGGCTTGCCGCCAAGACGCTCGAGGCGTTGCGCGACCGCAATGGGCTCGACACCGGTACAGTCGACGACATCATCTTCGGCTGCGTCGATCCGGTCGGCGAGGCGGGTTCGGTCATTCCGCGCGCCGCCGCCTTCGAGGCCGGCTACGACACCAAGGCACCTGGCATGCAGATCTCGCGCTTCTGCGCCTCGGGTCTCGACGCCATCAATTTCGGCGCCGCCAAGATCGCGCAGGGCGCCGATGAGATCGTCATCGCCGGTGGCGTCGAATCCATGTCGCGCGTCGGCATGGGCGCCTCGGGTGGCGCCTGGTTCATGGATCCCTCGGTCGGCCTGCCCGGCTGGTTCGTGCCGCAAGGCATTTCGGCCGACCTGATCGCCACCAAATACGGTTTTTCCCGTGACGACGTCGACGCCTATGCCGTCGAGAGCCAGAAGCGGGCGGCAAAATCCTGGGCCGACGGTCGCTTCAAGAACTCCGTCATTCCGATCAAGGACCAGAACGGGCTCACCATCCTCGACCATGACGAGCACATGCGGCCTTCGACCGACATGCAGTCGCTCGCCTCGCTCAACCCATCCTTCGTCATGCCTGGTGAAATGGGCGGTTTCGACGCGGTCGCGGTGCAGAAGCACCCCGAGGTGGAAGAGGTCAACCACGTCCACCACGCCGGCAACTCGTCCGGCATCGTCGATGGCGCGGCGGCCGTGCTGCTCGGCTCGAAGAAGGCCGGAAAATCCATGGGCCTCAAACCCCGCGCGCGCATCCGCACCTTCGCCAATATCGGTTCCGAGCCGGTGCTGATGCTGACCGGCCCGGTCGACGTCACCGAAAAGCTTCTGAAGCGCGCCAAGATGAAGCTGTCCGACATCGATCTGTTCGAGCTCAACGAGGCCTTCGCCTCGGTGGTGTTGCGCTACATGCAGGCCTTCGACATCCCGCACGACAGGATCAACGTCAATGGCGGCGCCATCGCCATGGGCCACCCGCTCGGCGCCACCGGCGCGATGATCTTCGGCACGGTGCTGGACGAACTCGAGCGCCGCGACCTCAACACCGCGCTGGTGACGCTCTGCATCGGCGCCGGCATGGGCACCGCAACGATCATCGAACGCGTCTGA
- a CDS encoding acyl-CoA dehydrogenase family protein: protein MTNPAEILGLPKPAWAADEVGMLYDMATRFMAEEIAPRYDEFEKNEMVDRESWLKAGAAGLLCASMPEEYGGSGGTFAHESAIIEAIGHVGVDGFGIGLHNSIVAPYILHYGSEEQKKKWLPKLATGELIGAIAMTEPGAGSDLQGVKTRAEKDGNQYRINGSKTFITNGQLANFIIVVTKTDPEKGAKGTSLIVVETDEVDGFERGRNLDKIGLKANDTSELFFNDVRVPTANLLGHEEGQGFIQLMQQLPQERLQIGTGAIAMIERALALTIDYVKERKAFGKAIIDFQNTQFKLAELKTEATIGRVFYNDCVTRHINGGLDPVTASMAKYWLSDLQGKVVDECLQLHGGYGYMNEYPIARMFRDARVQRIYGGTNEIMKLLIGRSL, encoded by the coding sequence ATGACCAACCCCGCCGAAATTCTTGGCCTTCCCAAGCCCGCCTGGGCGGCGGACGAGGTCGGCATGCTCTACGACATGGCAACCCGCTTCATGGCGGAGGAGATCGCGCCGCGCTACGACGAGTTCGAGAAGAACGAGATGGTCGACCGCGAGAGCTGGCTGAAGGCCGGTGCCGCCGGCCTGCTCTGCGCCTCGATGCCGGAGGAATATGGCGGCTCCGGCGGCACCTTCGCGCATGAGAGCGCCATCATCGAGGCGATCGGCCATGTCGGCGTCGACGGTTTCGGCATCGGCCTGCACAATTCGATCGTCGCGCCCTACATCCTTCACTACGGCTCCGAGGAGCAGAAGAAGAAGTGGCTGCCGAAGCTCGCGACCGGCGAGCTGATCGGCGCCATCGCCATGACCGAACCAGGCGCCGGCTCCGACCTGCAGGGCGTCAAGACGCGGGCCGAGAAAGACGGCAACCAGTACCGGATCAACGGCTCCAAGACCTTCATCACCAACGGCCAGCTCGCCAACTTCATCATCGTCGTCACCAAGACCGATCCGGAAAAGGGCGCCAAGGGCACCTCGCTGATCGTCGTCGAGACCGACGAGGTCGACGGTTTCGAGCGCGGCCGCAACCTCGACAAGATCGGTCTGAAGGCCAACGACACGTCGGAACTGTTCTTCAACGACGTGCGCGTGCCGACCGCCAATCTGCTTGGCCACGAGGAAGGGCAGGGCTTCATCCAGCTGATGCAGCAGCTGCCGCAGGAGCGGTTGCAGATCGGCACCGGCGCCATCGCCATGATCGAGCGGGCGCTGGCGCTGACCATCGATTACGTGAAGGAACGCAAGGCCTTCGGCAAGGCGATCATCGACTTCCAGAACACCCAGTTCAAGCTGGCCGAGCTCAAGACCGAGGCCACCATCGGCCGCGTCTTCTACAATGATTGCGTCACCCGCCACATCAATGGCGGCCTCGATCCGGTGACGGCCTCGATGGCCAAATACTGGCTCTCCGACCTGCAGGGAAAAGTCGTCGACGAATGCCTTCAATTGCATGGCGGCTATGGCTACATGAATGAATATCCGATCGCCCGCATGTTCCGCGACGCTCGCGTCCAGCGCATCTACGGCGGCACCAACGAGATCATGAAATTGCTGATCGGACGCTCTCTCTGA